CCTTTCCCACGATGCATTGAACAATTCCCCTCCTTTATGAAAAGGTTTATTTGGTTTTTGGTTCACCATTCTTTTATAGCGGGCCTGAAATACCTTGTTTTCGGATCATCAGGAAATGAGCCGCTAGTAAAGCAAATAATGCTGCTGGCAGGAAGAATACATGGATTGCAAAGAATCGTGTCAATGTCTGTGCTCCAACGATGGTTGGATCTCCTGCTATCAATGTCTTGAGTGCCGGCCCCATCAAAGGTACCGATTCGACAATTGTCAAAGTAACTTTCGTTGCGAATAGCGCTTTCATATCCCAAGGCAATAAATAACCAGTCAAGCCTAATGCCAGCATGATGAAGAAAATCAACACGCCGACCATCCAGTTCAATTCACGCGGTTTTTTGTAAGCTCCCTGGAAGAAGACACGAAGAGTATGTAAAAACATCATAACGATAACTAGACTTGCTCCCCAGTGATGCATACCACGGACAATTTGACCGAAGGCAACTTCATTTTGCAAATAATAAACAGATTCCCAAGCGTTTTTAATGTCCGGGACATAGTACATCGTCAAGAACATGCCTGACAAGATTTGGATGACCGTAATAAAGAAAGTTAACCCACCAAAACAATATACGAATGCAGAAAAATGATGTGCGGGGTTAACATGTTCTGGAACCTCATGGTCAGCAATATCCCGCCATAATGGCGTAATATCTAAACGCTCGTCCACCCAGTCATATAACTTTGTTAGCAATGTTTACGCCTCCCCATGCGGTTTTAGTTGACCCAAATAAAGTATTCCATCTTTTTCTTTCGTGTCAAAGACATCCAATGGTGAAACCGGCGGTGTCCCCTTCACATTCATTCCATCTTTCGTATACCTGCCATAATGGCAAGGACAGAAAAATTGATTCGGATTAGTCTTATCCGTATTCCAACCTACCGTACAGCCTAAATGTTTACAGAT
This sequence is a window from Brevibacillus sp. JNUCC-41. Protein-coding genes within it:
- the qcrB gene encoding menaquinol-cytochrome c reductase cytochrome b subunit translates to MLTKLYDWVDERLDITPLWRDIADHEVPEHVNPAHHFSAFVYCFGGLTFFITVIQILSGMFLTMYYVPDIKNAWESVYYLQNEVAFGQIVRGMHHWGASLVIVMMFLHTLRVFFQGAYKKPRELNWMVGVLIFFIMLALGLTGYLLPWDMKALFATKVTLTIVESVPLMGPALKTLIAGDPTIVGAQTLTRFFAIHVFFLPAALFALLAAHFLMIRKQGISGPL